The following are from one region of the Haliaeetus albicilla chromosome 24, bHalAlb1.1, whole genome shotgun sequence genome:
- the VGLL4 gene encoding transcription cofactor vestigial-like protein 4 isoform X3, translated as MLTLRNKTANGDYRKEHRERSRSPIERAAAPTMNLHANHMYASIPSLTMDQPLALTKNSMDATRTVGITPTLTSVERQQNRPSVITCASANNRNCNLSHCPIAHSGCGSAMPAYRRPSSTTTACDPVVEEHFRRSLGKNYKEPEPVANSVSITGSVDDHFAKALGDTWLQIKAAKDGVSSSPESASRRGQSSPSSHMVNHNHSPSVVS; from the exons AAACAAGACTGCCAATGGAGATTATCGGAAGGAGCACAGAGAGAGGAGTCGCAGCCCAATAGAGAGGGCTGCTGCCCCAACAATGAACCTTCATGCCAATCACATGTATGCCTCAATCCCAAGCTTGACCATGGATCAACCTCTAGCACTGACCAAAAACAGCATGGATGCAACCCGCACAGTTGGCATCACACCTACACTGACTTCTGTGGAACGGCAGCAG AACCGTCCATCCGTAATCACCTGTGCTTCTGCGAACAACCGGAACTGTAACCTCTCTCATTGCCCCATTGCTCACAGTGGCTGCGGTTCAGCCATGCCTGCCTACAGAAGACCCTCTAGCA CTACCACTGCCTGTGACCCAGTGGTGGAAGAGCACTTCCGCCGAAGCCTTGGCAAGAATTACAAGGAGCCTGAGCCAGTGGCAAACTCTGTGTCCATCACAGGATCAGTTGATGACCACTTTGCCAAAGCACTTGGGGATACATGGCTTCAGATTAAAGCTGCGAAGGACGGAGTCTCTAGCAGTCCTGAGTCTGCTTCACGGCGGGGCCagtcttccccttcctctcacATGGTCAATCATAATCACTCGCCCTCTGTAGTCTCATGA